Below is a genomic region from Candidatus Zymogenus saltonus.
ACCCCTTACTAAAAGTATCGACAACCACCCCACTAAAAATACCGACAACCCCTTACTAAAAGTATCGACAACCACCCCACTAAAAATACCGGCAACCGCCCCAATAAAAATGCCGACCCCCCCATCTGAACAAGATGCCTGCCGCAATATCGACCAACCAACACTCGACCAACCAACACTAGACCAACCAACACTCGACCAACAACCAACCAACCAACACCCAACTAACAAACACCAACCCCCTCCCCAAAGTTTTACTCCCCCAGGCTCCAGCCCCGACCACAAGGTCAGCCGAAAGGCTGCGTTCCTAAAATGCTCATAAAAGGGGGGGAAAAGCCCCTTAAAAGGACTTTACGACACAAAATCCCAGTTTAAAATATAATAATTTTCTTATTTTGTCAATATTATGTTTTACCAGTTTAAATCCCCATCGATCATGCTCACCCTGTCTATTACGACGTCGCCCAAATCCGCCCCCAGCTTCCCGAGTATGTTGGTAGCCACAAGGAGAAGGTAGAAGAGAGGGATTATAACGAGGATATATCCGAATTTGATCGACATGAGCAGATAACAGATAAAGAAAAATACGAGGCTTACCAGCCAAACAATAAGGACATTTATAGTATAGGTCTTTACAGCCTTTCTGATGTTAAGGAGGACCTCCGAAAATGCAAATATCGTCTTCAGCCTCTCGTCACATTTCAGCATGTAGATTATCGCCATTGGGAATATATAGGCGGACGAAAGGGCTAAAATTGTCCCGATCATTACAATGAAGAAGCCCAGCAATACCGCCCACGCCGATTTGACCACTACAAACAAAAACATCCCTATGGAAAAGGGGATAAAAAAAGGTATGCCGTAGACCACAAGCGCGAGAATGAACTTCCCTCCGGAAAGAAACAATCCCATAAAATCGTTCC
It encodes:
- a CDS encoding DUF4013 domain-containing protein; translation: MEKIVETLIYPVNGRKTSLKFLLGCAINLVPLLGNAVAAGYAMRGMREIMVEREGMPLWNDFMGLFLSGGKFILALVVYGIPFFIPFSIGMFLFVVVKSAWAVLLGFFIVMIGTILALSSAYIFPMAIIYMLKCDERLKTIFAFSEVLLNIRKAVKTYTINVLIVWLVSLVFFFICYLLMSIKFGYILVIIPLFYLLLVATNILGKLGADLGDVVIDRVSMIDGDLNW